CAGCTGCGGGATGCCGCAGGCGAATTCGACGATGTCGATGCCGCGGCTGACCTCGCCCTGGGCGTCGGTGAACACCTTGCCGTGCTCGGCGGTGATGGCATGCGCCAGTTCGTCGCGGTGCCGGTTCAGCAGCTCCAGGAACTTGAACATGACCCGGGCCCGGCGGATCGGCGGGGTGTCGGCCCAGGCCGGGAAGGCAGCGCGGGCGCTGGCCACCGCCCGGTCCACTTCGGCGGCGCTGGCCAGGGCGACCTTGCCGGTGACGGTGCCGGTGGCCGGGTTGAAGACGTCGGCGCTGCGGCCGCTGGCGCCGGGCACCGGCGCGCCGTCGATCCAGTGGTCGATGGAGGCGAGGGCGGCGGCGGCGCGGGTGGAGTCGGGTGCGTTCATGGCGGTATCGTGGTGGGGCAGGCTCGGAATGTGCCAGTCTAAGGCGCGCAACACCGCGGACCGGATTCGGGCCGGAAATGGCACTACCCGCGCCACCCGCCGTTAGCATTGCACTTTCTTACAAGCGCCCATGCAGGAACCCTCGACACCCCGTCTCGAGCCGTTGCCCGATGCAGGAGGAACCCCGGTCAGGGTGCGGGGCCAGTGGACCGCCGCTCACATCGCCCAGCCCGGCGTGCTGGATGCCCTGACCGCCGACTTGCGCGGCGCCGCCGGCCGGGAGCACTGGGATCTGCGCGGCGTCGAGCAACTCGACCACGTGGGCGCACAGCTGCTGTGGGACCACTGGGGGCGGAGCCGCCCGCCGCAGCTGCAGGTGCGGGCCGCGCAGCAGGCGGTGCTGGAGCGGGTCGAGCAGTTCACCACCGGCGCGCCGCCGCCGCGCCGCCCGAGCCTCGGCGAGCGCTACCTGGCCGTCGGCGAATCGGTCCTGGACCGGGCCTTCCGGGCGCGCGAGTTCGTGCGGCTGGCCGGCCAGTTGGCCATGGACGGCCTGCGGTTGCTGCGCAGCCCGCAGGAGGGGCCCTGGCGCGACTTCTCCGGCCACCTGTACCACATCGGCGCGACCGCGCTGCCCATCACCGCGCTGGTCGGCTTCCTGATCGGGGTGGTGCTGGCCTACCTCACCGCCAAGCAATTGCGCCAGTTCGGCGCCGATGCCTTCATCGTCAACATCCTGGGCGTGGCGCTGATCCGCGAGCTCGGCCCCATGCTGGCCGCCATCTTGGTGGCGGGGCGCTCGGGCTCGTCCATCACGGCCCAGATCGGCGTCATGCGCGTCACCGACGAACTCGATGCCATGAGCGTGATGGGCATCTCGCACAGCTACCGGCTGGTGCTGCCGCGGGCGCTGGCGCTGGCCATCGCCATGCCGCTGGTCAGCATCTGGACCACCTTGTGCGCGCTGGTGGGCGGCATCCTGGCGGCCGACATGTCGCTGGGCATCACGCCGACCTTCTTCCTGCGCGCGCTGCCCGACGCCGTGCAGATCGGCAACCTGCTGCTGGCCACGTCCAAGTCGGTGGTGTTCGGCCTGCTGATCGCGCTGATCGGCTGCCACTACGGGCTGGCGGTGGAGCCCAACACCCAGAGCCTGGGCGAAGGCACGACCGCCTCGGTGGTGACCTCGATCACCGCGGTGATCCTGGTCGATGCGCTGTTTGCCATCGCCTTCCAGGAAGTGGGGTTCTGATGGCGCAGGCGCTGGCTGCCCCGCTGCTGCCGGCGCCCGGCACCCCGATGGTCGACATCCGCGGCCTGAGCACGGTGTTCGACCTGCCCGGGCGCACGTTCACCGTGCACGAGAACCTCGACCTGGCCGTGCAGCGCGGCGAGGTGCTGTCGCTGGTGGGCGGCTCGGGCACCGGCAAGACCGTGCTGCTGCGGCAGATCCTGGGCCTGGAGCAGCCGGCCGCCGGCGAGATCCGGGTGCTGGGCCGGCCGGTGGCGGAACTCGGCCAGCGCGGCGCCGCCAGCCGGGTCGGCATGCTGTTCCAGCACGGCGCGCTGTTCTCCGCCTTCACCGTGCTGGAGAACATCGCCTTTCCGCTCAGTGAGCTGCGCACGCTGCCGCCGGCGCTGGTGCGCGAGGCGGCCATGGTCAAGCTGCAGATGGTCGGCCTCAAGCCCGAGGACGGCGCCAAGATGCCCTCCGACCTGTCCGGCGGCATGATCAAGCGGGTGGCGCTGGCCCGCGCGCTGATCATGGACCCGCCGCTGCTGCTGCTGGACGAGCCCACGGCGGGGCTCGATCCGGACAGCTCCGACGGCTTCGTCACGCTGCTGCGGGCCCTGCACCGCGACCTGGCGCTGACCGTGATCATGGTCACGCACGACCTCGACACCCTGTTCGAGCTGTCCACCCGCATCGCGGTGCTGGCCGACCGGCGCGTGATCGTCAACGGCCCACCCAAACAGGTCATCGCCTTCCAGCATCCGTTTGTGCATGATTTCTTCCTCGGCCCGCGCGGCCAGCGCGCCATGGAGCTGCTGCGCGAGTACCCCTTCGCCGTCTAGGAGACCGGATGCAAAACAAAGCCCACGCCCTGGCCGCCGGCGTCTTCGTGCTGGTGCTGACCGGCCTGCTGCTGCTGCTGGGGGCCTGGCTCACGCGCGAGAGCGGCGAGCAGCATGTCTATGAAATCTCCACCCGCGAGGCCGTGACCGGCCTGCAGGAGCAGGCGCCGGTGCGCCTGCGCGGCGTGGACGTCGGCAAGGTCGCCTCCATCGCGTTCGATCCGAAGGTGCAGGGCAACGTGCTGGTGCGCATGGACATCGCCGCCGGCACCCCGATCACGCGCGAGACCTTCGCCACGCTGTCGTTCCAGGGCGTGACCGGCCTGGCCTTCGTCCAGCTCGACGACGCCGGCCAGCCGGCGCCGCTGCTGCCGCCCGACGACGCGGCGCCGCCGCGCATCCCGCTCAAGCCGGGCCTGCTGTCCAAGCTGGCTTCGCGCGGCGAGGCCATCATGGAGCAGGTCGAGCAGGCCAGCACCCGCATCAGCCAGCTGCTTTCCGAGTCCAACCAGAAGCGCTTCACCGCCGCTTTCGACAACGTGGCCGAGGCCGCCGCCAGCATCACCGTCCTGAGTCGCAACCTCGACGCCACCCTCAGCGCCCAGTTCGGGCCGCAGCGCGTCAACATCCCCTCGCTGGTGCGGCGCACCGACAACGCACTGGCCTCGCTGCAGGAGACGTCCGAGGCCACCCGCGTCACCATCACCGAAATCGGCCAGACGGCGCGCCGCCTGAACGCCGCCGACGGGCCGATGGATCGCCTGTCGGCCGGCACCGCCTCGCTGGCGCACGCCGCCGATGCCTTCAATTCCGCCACCTTGCCGCGCATCAACCGGGTGACCGAGGACACCTCGCGCGCCGTGCGCCAGCTCAGCCGCACCATCATCGGCATCAACGACAACCCGCAGTCGCTGATCTTCGGTACCGGCCGCATCGAACCGGGCCCCGGCGAGGAAGGCTTCACGCCCCCAGGAGCGAGCAAATGACGATCCGTATCCTCGCGCGCGCCGCCGCCGCTCTGTCGCTGCTCTTGCTGGCCGCCTGCGCCAGCATCGTCGACAAGCCGGTGCGCCCGACCTTGTTCGACATGGGGCCGCTGCCCCCGATCACGCCGCCGATCGAGCGCTCGGGCCAGCGCTTCGCACTGGTGGTGCCGGAGATCGACGCCGCCGGCGCGCTGGAAGGCTCGGCCATCCTGTACCGGCTCGGCTACTCCGACGACCACCAGCTGCGCGCCTATTCGCAGTCGCGCTGGAGCGCGCCGCCGCCCCAGCTGGTGCGCCAGCGGCTGCGCCAGCAGCTCGGGCGCGAGCGGCCGGTGCTGAACCTGGACGAGAGCGCCTCGCTGGCGCGCGAGGCGGCGCAGCCGCTGTACCTGCTGCGCATGGAGCTGGAGGAGTTCGCCCACGTGTTCGACGAGCCCGCCAGCAGCCGGGGCGTGATCCGCCTGCGCGCCACCCTGTTCCTGAGCACCACGGCGGGCGAGAAGCTGGTCGGCCAGCGCAGCATTGCGGTGCAGGGCGTCGCGCCGTCGCAGGACGCCTCCGGCGGCGTGAGGGCGCTGACCGAGGCCACCGATGCCGCGGCGTCCGACATCAGCGAGTGGCTGGTGCAGGTGGCGCGGACGCGGCCATGAGCCCGGCGGCGCAAGGCACCGCAGAGGCGGCCCGGCTGGTCACCGGCGCCACGGGTCGACCGCCGCTGGAGGAGGAGATGAAAGCGGCCGGGCTGGAGGTGCTGGGCCCGTGCGAAGGGCTGTCGCAGCGCCGCGAACTGCTGCGCGAGTCGCCGTTCCTGCAGGACTTCACGCCGGCCGAGGCCGAGGTGCTGGGGCAGGCCATGCTGCACGTGCGCGCGCAGGCCGGCCAGGTGCTGATCGCCGAGGGCGACGCCAGCGACTGGATGATGCTGCTGCTGTCCGGCACGGTCGATGTCGGCAAGCGCAAGGTCGGCGCGGCGGTCGATCGCGGCGCGCTGCCCGTCACGACCGAGCGGCTGGCGGTGCTGCGGGAGGGCGCGGCGCTGGGCGAGATGTCGATGCTGGACGGCGAGCCGCGCTACGCCAGCTGCTGGGCGTTGAGCGAGGTCGAGGCGGCGGTGCTCAGCCGCGCGGCCGTCGCCGGCCTGATCGCCGGGCAACCGGCGGTCGGCGCCAAGCTGCTGGTGAAGATCACGCAGCTGCTGGCGCAGCGCCTGCGCAACACCAGCAACCAGCTGCTGCGCCACCTGGAGCAGGCCGCCGCCGGGCAGGCCGCTAGTGGGCCAGGGCCGGAAACAATTTGACGAGACCCACGGCCATCACTTCGACGGCCAGCGCGGCCAGGATCAGCCCCATCAGCCGGGTCATCACGCTGATGCCGGTCTTGCCCAGCACGCGGGCGATCGGCTCGGCCAGGGCGAAGGCGATGGCGATGGCCAGGCCGATCACCACTCCGTAGCCCACCAGCGCCGCCATCTGCCAGAAGGTGTGGGCGCGCTCGGCATAGATCACCACGGTGGAGATGGTGGCCGGCCCGGTCAGCAGCGGGATGGTCAGCGGCACCACCGCGATGCTGGCGCCCATGGCGGCTTTCTCCGCGCCCTGCTCCAGGTCGTGCGTGGCCGGCTTGGCCTCGGCCGGCCGGGCGTTGAGCATGTTCAGGGCGCTGGTCAGCAGCAGCATGCCGCCGCCCACCTGGAAGCTGGCCAGCGAGATGTTGAAGAACTCCAGCACCTGCAGGCCCAGCAGGGCGCTCATGGCGATCACCAGGGCCGCGGTGGTGGCCGCCGTGACCACGGTCTCGCGCCGCTGCTGGCGGCTGAAGCCGTCGGTGTAGTGGATGAAGAAGGGCACGATGGCCAGCGGATTGACCACCGCCAGCAGCGTGATCAGCGGCTTGAAGTCCATCAGCCGGCTGCAGCGGGAGCGGCGGGCGTGCGCCGGCGGAACATGCCCCAGCCCTCCATGTGCAGCACCTGCTCGCCGCGCTGGTTGAACATTTCCCAGACCGAGCGCACCAGGCCGATGTCGGGCCGGCTGTTCATCGGACGCGCTTCCAGCACCCGGTGCTTGAGCGCCAGCGTGTCGCCGGGGTAGACCGGCTTGAGCCACTTGAGGCTCTCCAGCCCCGGCGAGCCCATGCTGCTGGAATCGCGCAGGAAGTGGTCCACCGTCAGCCGCATGGCCAGGGCGCAGGTGTGCCAGCCGCTGGCGCACAGGCCGCCGAACACCGACTGCCGGCCGGCCTCCTCGTCCAGGTGGAACGGCTGCGGGTCGAACTGCGCCGCAAAGTGCTTGATCTCCTCGGCGCTGGGGCTGACGGTGCCCAGCTCCAGCACCACCCCCGGCTGCAGGTCCTCCCACCAGTAGCGGATCGCCATCAACGCCCTCCCGATACGTCCAACAGGCTCATGGTGGTGTAGCTTGCCTCGGGCGAGAGCAACCACACGATCGCCTGCGCGACTTCGTCGGCGCTGCCGCCGCGCTGCATCGGCACCTCGGGCGCCAGCCGCTGCACGCGGTCGGGGATGCCGCCGGAGGCGTGGATGTCGGTGTCGATCAGTCCGGGCCGCACGGCATTCACGCGGATGCCGTCGGCGGCCACTTCCTTGGCCAGCCCCACGGTGAAGACGTCGATCGCGCCCTTGGCCGCGGCGTAGTCGACGTACTGGTTCGGCGAGCCGAGCCGCGCCGCCGCGCTGGACACGTTGACGATGGCGCCGCCCGGGCCGCCGTGCCGCGTGCTGATGCGCCGCACGGCCTCGCGCGCGCACAGGAAGGAGCCGATCACGTTGATGGCGAAGATGCGCTGCAGGCGCGCGGCGCTCATCTGCTCGACCCGTTCGCTCACGTCGACAACGCCGGCGTTGTTCACCAGGTCGGTGACGCGGCCCAGGCGCGCATCGATGTCGGCGAACATGCGGACCACCTGCTGCTCGTCGGCGACGTCGCCCTGCACGGCGATGGCGCGCCGGCCCGCCTGCTCGACCTGGCGCACCACCTGCTGCGCCGCATCGGCGTTGCTGGCGTAGTTGACCGCAACTGCCCAGCCGCGCGCCGCGGCCAGCCTGGCCGTGGCGGCGCCGATGCCCCGGCTGCCGCCGGTGACCAGCACGACTCGCTCCAATTTCCGCCTCCTGCGCCGAGGGCGCGACTACGATACAACCCCATTAGAACAAAGCGCGGGCGGCGCCGCCCGCGTGCTCAACCCACCGACAAGGAGACCGACATGGGCAGCTTCGTGGACCTGCAGGCCGGCGACGGCTTCAGCTTTCCCGCTTATGTGGCGCAACCGAACGGCCGTCCCAAGGGCGGCGTCGTGGTGCTGCAGGAAATCTTCGGCGTCAATTCGCACATCCGCTCGGTAGCCGACGGCTACGCGGCCGAAGGCTGGCTGGCGGTGGCGCCATCGACCTTCCACCGAATCAAGCCGGGCGTGGAACTGGGCTACGGCGAGAACGACATGTCGGCCGGCTTCGCGCTCAAGACCGCGGTCGAGGCGCTGCCGGCGCCCGGCGTGATGCCGGACATCCAGGCCGCGATCGGCCATGCGGCGCAGGCCGGCAAGGTCGGCATCGTGGGCTACTGCTGGGGCGGGCTGCTGTCCTGGCGCTCGGCCTGCCTGCTGGACGGCCTGTCGGCGGCGGTGACCTACTACGGCGGTGGCATGACCACGCCGGATGAAGCCGCGCGCCAGCCCCGCGTGCCGGTGCTGTCGCACTTCGGCGAGCAGGACCACTGGATCCCGCTGGAAGGCGTGGAGGCGTTCCGCAGGGCCCACCCGGAGGTCGAGGTCCATGTGTACAAGGCCAAACACGGCTTCAACTGCGACCAGCGCGGCTCCTGGAACGAGCCGGCCGCGAAGCTCGCGCGCGAGCGCTCGCTGGCCTTCTTCGGACAGCACCTGGCGGCCTGAGCCAGCGCGCGCGACATGATCCGGTTGTTCCACTACCCCGGCACCGCGGCCATGGTGCCGCACATCCTGCTGGAAGAAATCGGCGTGCCCTACGAGCGGGTGCACGTGGACCGCGCCGCCAACGCGCACAAGGCGCCGGACTACCTGCGGCTCAATCCCAACGGGCTGCTCCCGGTGCTGGTCGACGGCGAACTGGTGTTGTACGAGACGGCCGCGATCGCGCTGCACCTCTCGCGCGCGGTGTCCAGCCACTCCTGCATGGCGTCGCCCTGCTCCTCGCACAGGTCTTCGAGCGCATGCAGCTCGCGCCGGGCGACCATCAGTGCGCCCCAGTTGCGGAAGGCGGTGTTGGGTCGCAGGAGTTCCTGTTGCCACTGGTCCAGCTCGCTGGTGAGCTGGCGGCGCAGCTCCAGGTAGCCGTCCACCATCACGTTGACCATGCGCAGCATCAGGTCCGACGGGCTGGCCGGCAGCCGGCTGCGGTTGCTGCCAGCCAGGCCGTCGTTCTGCACGGCGTCGGACAGGTAGCGCGAGATGAAGGAGCGGGCGGTCAGGCAGCCGGTGGGATGGACCGTCACCAGCAGCCGGTCGAACACCACGAAGGCGAGCGCGCGCGTGCGGATGCGGTAGAAGCTGGCCAGGGCCGACGGCGGGGCGCCGGCCGGGTGTTCCTGCAACTCCCGGTCGACCTCTTCGCCGGTGGCCAGCCGGCGGAACACCACCAGGTCATAAACCGAGGTGTAGTCGTAGTGCGAGGGATGGGCCCGGTTGCCCAGGTCCTTCAGGTGCAGGTCCAGCAGCGCCGAGCCGCCCAGCCGCTGGCAGGCGGCCTGCAGCACCGCCAGCTGCTCGGTCAGGGCCTCGCGCTCGAGGTAGATCCAGATGAACCCATCGCCCGGCGCCTGCGCCGGCACTTCATCGAGGAAGCGCAGCGTGCCGGGCGTGAATTCGACGATGTGCATGGGTGGGTGCTTCAGGCGCGCAGCCGGCGTGCCGCTTCGAGCGCGAAATAGGTCAGGATGCCGTCGGCGCCGGCCCGCTTGAAGGCCAGCAGGCTTTCCATCATCGCCGCCTCGCCGTCCAGCCAGCCGTTGCCGGCGGCGGCCTGCAGCATCGCGTACTCGCCCGAGACCTGGTAGGCGAACGTGGGCATGCGGAATTCGTCCTTGACCCGGCGCAGCACGTCCAGGTACGGCATGCCGGGCTTGACCATCACCATGTCGGCGCCTTCGGCGATGTCCATGGCGACCTCGCGCAGCGCCTCGTCGCTGTTGCCGGGGTCCATCTGGTAGACCTTCTTGTTGCCCTTGCCGAGATTGGCGGCGGAGCCGACCGCGTCGCGGAACGGGCCGTAGAAGGCACTGGCGTACTTGGCGCTGTAGGCCATGATGCGGGTGTGGATGGCGCCGCGCGACTCCAGCGCCTGGCGGATCGCGCCGATGCGCCCGTCCATCATGTCGCTGGGGGCGACGATGTCCACGCCCGCCTCGGCCTGCACCAGCGCCTGGCGCACCAGCACCTCGACCGTCTCGTCGTTCAGGATGTAGCCGCTGGCGTCCAGCAGGCCGTCCTGGCCGTGGCTGGTGAACGGGTCCAGCGCGACGTCGGTCATCACGCCCAGCTGCGGGAACTGCTGCTTGAGCGCGCGCACGGCGCGCGGCACCAGCCCCTGCGGGTTGAACGCCTCGCGGCCGTCCTCGGTCTTGAGCGCCGGATCGATCACCGGGAACAGCGCCATCACCGGGATGCCCAGTTCCACGCACTCCTGCGCCACCGGCAGCAGCAGGTCCACGCTCAGGCGCTCCACGCCCGGCATGGAGGCGACCGCCTGGCGCTGGTTCTGGCCATCGAGCACGAACACCGGGTAGATCAGGTCGTGCGGCGACAGCGCGTGCTCGCGCACCAAATTGCGGGTAAATTCGTCGCGGCGCAGGCGGCGCGGGCGGCCTTGGGGGTAGGGGGCATGCAGGACCATGGGGAAAATTGTGCCCGATGCCCCGGCGTCGCCGGCGCGGCGCATCCCCCGCTTTTGCGCTTGCCGGCTTGAAAGCGCGGGAGGCGTTTGGTAGATTACGGCCGGGCGGCTTGCCGCCCCCCGCTTTTCCTCCCTGAGCGGGTGCCTTAATGTGTGACAGCAAAAAGGCTTCCTGCCCCGGCTGATGGCCGGGGCTTTTTTTTGCCCGTGCCCCGCCGGTGGCTGTCGCGGACGCGGGGCCACCCCTTCCGTACACTCGGCGCATGCTCTGGGTCAAGGCGCTTCACATCGTGTTCATCGCGAGCTGGTTCGCGGGCCTGTTCTACCTGCCGCGCATCTACGTGAACCTGGCGATGGTGGAGCCGGGCTCGCTCGCCGAGCGTGAGCGGCTGCTGCTGATGGCGCGCAAGCTGCTTCGCTTCACCACGCTGCTGGCGGTGCCGGCGGTCGGCCTCGGGCTGTGGCTGTGGCTCGGCTGGGGCATCGGCCGCGGCAGCGGCTGGATGCATGCCAAGCTGGCGGTGGTGGCGCTGACCGTCGGCTACCACGCCGCCTGCGCACGGCTGCTGCGCAGCTTCGATGCCGGCGACAACCGGCGCAGCCACCGCTGGTACCGCTGGTTCAACGAGGCGCCCGTGCTGCTGCTGCTGGCGGCCGTGGTGCTGGTGGTGCTCAAGCCCTTCTGACGGCAGCGCGGATGGCGGCACGCAAGACTTCGGCCTGGCCGCTGGCGCAGGCCTGGGCGGCGCTGATCGTCTATGCCAGCCTGTATCCGTTCGCCGACTGGCGCGATCAGGGCATTGAGCCGTGGGCGTTCCTGCACAGTCCCTGGCCGCGCTACTGGACCGCGTTCGACTTCGCGGCCAACACCGCCGGCTATGCGCCGCTCGGCTTCCTGCTGGCCCTGGCCTTCCTGCGGCGAAGCAGCGCGCTGCCGCAGGCCCGGCTCTGGGCGCCGGTCGCGGTCGCCACGGCCTGCGGCGCCGTGCTGTCGTTCGGCATGGAGGCGCTGCAGACCTACCTGCCGGCGCGCGTGCCCTCCAATGTGGACTTCGGGCTGAACGCGCTGGGCGCGCTGATCGGCGCCGCGCTGGCGGTGGCGCTGGAGAAGGCCGGTGCGCTGGACCACTGGAGCCGGTTCCGGCGGCGCTGGTTCGTGGACGAATCGCGCGGCGCGCTGGTGCTGCTGGCGCTGTGGCCGGTGGCGTTGCTGTTCCCGGCGGCGGTGCCGCTCGGTCTGGGCCAGGTGTTCGAGCGCCTCGAGGCCGCCGTGGCCGACTGGCTGATGGACACGCCGTTCCTCGAGTGGCTGCCGGTGCGCGACGTGGAGTTGCAGCCGCTGGTGCCGGGCGCCGAGCTGATCGGCGTGGCGCTGGGTGCGCTCGTGCCCTGCCTGCTGGCGTATTCGGTGATGCAGTCGATCGGCCGGCGCGCGCTCTTCGCCGGATTGCTGGTGGCGGCGGGCGTTGCGGTCACCGCGCTGTCCTCGGCCCTGAGCTGGGGGCCGGCGCATGCCTGGAGCTGGCTGACGCTGCCGGTGCGACTGGGCCTGGTGACCGGCCTGGTGCTGGCCCTGGCCCTGCTGGCGCTGCCGCGCCGGGGCTGCGCGGCGCTGCTGCTGCTGGTGCTGGTGCTGCAACTGGCCCTGTTGAACCAGGCGCCCGCCAACGCCTATTTCACGCACACGTTGCAAGGCTGGGAGCAGGGCCGCTTCATCCGCTTCCACGGCCTGGTGCAGTGGCTCGGGTGGCTGTGGCCTTACGTGGCCCTGGCCTATGTGCTGGTGCGCGTCTCCAGTCCGGATGCGCGGCCTAGAATTCCGCAATGAGTCCAGACCAGCCCTCCTACTACGAGCGGCACATCTTCTTTTGCCTGAACAAGCGCAGCAACGGCGAGAACTGCTGCGCCGACCACAACGCCGAGGCCGCCTTCGACCGCTGCAAGGCGCAGGTCAAGGCCCAGGGGCTGGCCGGGCCGGGCAAGGTGCGGGTGAACAAGGCCGGTTGCCTCGACCGCTGCGCCGCCGGACCGGTGGCGGTGGTCTATCCGGAAGCCGTCTGGTACAGCTACGTGGACCAGCAGGACATCGACGAGATCGTGGAGTCGCACCTGAAGAACGGCCGCGTGGTCGAGCGCCTGCTGACGCCGCCGCACCTGGGGCGCTGAGCCCGGCGCCATGAACGTCCACACGCGGCGACTGCAGGCGCAGGGCGCGGCCGGTGCCATCGAGGTGCTGCGCGACGACCCCGAGCAGGCCGCCGTCGGCGTCGCCTTCATCGCGCATCCGCACCCGCTGTTCGGCGGCACCATGGAGAACAAGGTGGTGCAGACGCTGGCGCGCGCCTTCGTGCAGGAAGGCTGGAGCGCGGTGCGCTTCAATTTCCGCGGCGTCGGCGGCAGCGCGGGCGAGCACGACGAGGGCCGCGGCGAGGCCGACGACATGCGCGGCTTGGTCCAGGAGCTGGCGCCGCAAGGGCCGATTGCACTGGCCGGCTTTTCCTTCGGCGCCTACGTGGCGGCGAGCGTGACCGAGGCGCTGTGGCCGCAGCGCGAGCTGCGCAAGATCGTGCTGGTGGGTACCGCCGCTTCGCGCTTCGCGGTGCCGGCGCTGCCCCGCGACGCCCACGACCGCACCCTGGTGGTGCACGGTGAGCAGGATGACACGGTGCCGTTGCAGGCGGTGCTCGATTGGGCCCGGCCGCAGACCCTGCCGGTGACGCTGGT
The sequence above is a segment of the Ramlibacter tataouinensis genome. Coding sequences within it:
- the hemB gene encoding porphobilinogen synthase translates to MVLHAPYPQGRPRRLRRDEFTRNLVREHALSPHDLIYPVFVLDGQNQRQAVASMPGVERLSVDLLLPVAQECVELGIPVMALFPVIDPALKTEDGREAFNPQGLVPRAVRALKQQFPQLGVMTDVALDPFTSHGQDGLLDASGYILNDETVEVLVRQALVQAEAGVDIVAPSDMMDGRIGAIRQALESRGAIHTRIMAYSAKYASAFYGPFRDAVGSAANLGKGNKKVYQMDPGNSDEALREVAMDIAEGADMVMVKPGMPYLDVLRRVKDEFRMPTFAYQVSGEYAMLQAAAGNGWLDGEAAMMESLLAFKRAGADGILTYFALEAARRLRA
- a CDS encoding SDR family oxidoreductase, which gives rise to MERVVLVTGGSRGIGAATARLAAARGWAVAVNYASNADAAQQVVRQVEQAGRRAIAVQGDVADEQQVVRMFADIDARLGRVTDLVNNAGVVDVSERVEQMSAARLQRIFAINVIGSFLCAREAVRRISTRHGGPGGAIVNVSSAAARLGSPNQYVDYAAAKGAIDVFTVGLAKEVAADGIRVNAVRPGLIDTDIHASGGIPDRVQRLAPEVPMQRGGSADEVAQAIVWLLSPEASYTTMSLLDVSGGR
- a CDS encoding MarC family protein; translation: MDFKPLITLLAVVNPLAIVPFFIHYTDGFSRQQRRETVVTAATTAALVIAMSALLGLQVLEFFNISLASFQVGGGMLLLTSALNMLNARPAEAKPATHDLEQGAEKAAMGASIAVVPLTIPLLTGPATISTVVIYAERAHTFWQMAALVGYGVVIGLAIAIAFALAEPIARVLGKTGISVMTRLMGLILAALAVEVMAVGLVKLFPALAH
- a CDS encoding MlaD family protein, which codes for MQNKAHALAAGVFVLVLTGLLLLLGAWLTRESGEQHVYEISTREAVTGLQEQAPVRLRGVDVGKVASIAFDPKVQGNVLVRMDIAAGTPITRETFATLSFQGVTGLAFVQLDDAGQPAPLLPPDDAAPPRIPLKPGLLSKLASRGEAIMEQVEQASTRISQLLSESNQKRFTAAFDNVAEAAASITVLSRNLDATLSAQFGPQRVNIPSLVRRTDNALASLQETSEATRVTITEIGQTARRLNAADGPMDRLSAGTASLAHAADAFNSATLPRINRVTEDTSRAVRQLSRTIIGINDNPQSLIFGTGRIEPGPGEEGFTPPGASK
- a CDS encoding MaoC family dehydratase, whose amino-acid sequence is MAIRYWWEDLQPGVVLELGTVSPSAEEIKHFAAQFDPQPFHLDEEAGRQSVFGGLCASGWHTCALAMRLTVDHFLRDSSSMGSPGLESLKWLKPVYPGDTLALKHRVLEARPMNSRPDIGLVRSVWEMFNQRGEQVLHMEGWGMFRRRTPAAPAAAG
- a CDS encoding Crp/Fnr family transcriptional regulator — encoded protein: MSPAAQGTAEAARLVTGATGRPPLEEEMKAAGLEVLGPCEGLSQRRELLRESPFLQDFTPAEAEVLGQAMLHVRAQAGQVLIAEGDASDWMMLLLSGTVDVGKRKVGAAVDRGALPVTTERLAVLREGAALGEMSMLDGEPRYASCWALSEVEAAVLSRAAVAGLIAGQPAVGAKLLVKITQLLAQRLRNTSNQLLRHLEQAAAGQAASGPGPETI
- a CDS encoding dienelactone hydrolase family protein: MGSFVDLQAGDGFSFPAYVAQPNGRPKGGVVVLQEIFGVNSHIRSVADGYAAEGWLAVAPSTFHRIKPGVELGYGENDMSAGFALKTAVEALPAPGVMPDIQAAIGHAAQAGKVGIVGYCWGGLLSWRSACLLDGLSAAVTYYGGGMTTPDEAARQPRVPVLSHFGEQDHWIPLEGVEAFRRAHPEVEVHVYKAKHGFNCDQRGSWNEPAAKLARERSLAFFGQHLAA
- a CDS encoding ABC transporter ATP-binding protein produces the protein MAQALAAPLLPAPGTPMVDIRGLSTVFDLPGRTFTVHENLDLAVQRGEVLSLVGGSGTGKTVLLRQILGLEQPAAGEIRVLGRPVAELGQRGAASRVGMLFQHGALFSAFTVLENIAFPLSELRTLPPALVREAAMVKLQMVGLKPEDGAKMPSDLSGGMIKRVALARALIMDPPLLLLDEPTAGLDPDSSDGFVTLLRALHRDLALTVIMVTHDLDTLFELSTRIAVLADRRVIVNGPPKQVIAFQHPFVHDFFLGPRGQRAMELLREYPFAV
- a CDS encoding CorA family divalent cation transporter, which gives rise to MHIVEFTPGTLRFLDEVPAQAPGDGFIWIYLEREALTEQLAVLQAACQRLGGSALLDLHLKDLGNRAHPSHYDYTSVYDLVVFRRLATGEEVDRELQEHPAGAPPSALASFYRIRTRALAFVVFDRLLVTVHPTGCLTARSFISRYLSDAVQNDGLAGSNRSRLPASPSDLMLRMVNVMVDGYLELRRQLTSELDQWQQELLRPNTAFRNWGALMVARRELHALEDLCEEQGDAMQEWLDTARERCSAIAAVSYNTSSPSTSTGSSPLGLSRR
- a CDS encoding ABC-type transport auxiliary lipoprotein family protein; the protein is MTIRILARAAAALSLLLLAACASIVDKPVRPTLFDMGPLPPITPPIERSGQRFALVVPEIDAAGALEGSAILYRLGYSDDHQLRAYSQSRWSAPPPQLVRQRLRQQLGRERPVLNLDESASLAREAAQPLYLLRMELEEFAHVFDEPASSRGVIRLRATLFLSTTAGEKLVGQRSIAVQGVAPSQDASGGVRALTEATDAAASDISEWLVQVARTRP
- a CDS encoding MlaE family ABC transporter permease — encoded protein: MQEPSTPRLEPLPDAGGTPVRVRGQWTAAHIAQPGVLDALTADLRGAAGREHWDLRGVEQLDHVGAQLLWDHWGRSRPPQLQVRAAQQAVLERVEQFTTGAPPPRRPSLGERYLAVGESVLDRAFRAREFVRLAGQLAMDGLRLLRSPQEGPWRDFSGHLYHIGATALPITALVGFLIGVVLAYLTAKQLRQFGADAFIVNILGVALIRELGPMLAAILVAGRSGSSITAQIGVMRVTDELDAMSVMGISHSYRLVLPRALALAIAMPLVSIWTTLCALVGGILAADMSLGITPTFFLRALPDAVQIGNLLLATSKSVVFGLLIALIGCHYGLAVEPNTQSLGEGTTASVVTSITAVILVDALFAIAFQEVGF
- a CDS encoding CopD family protein; this translates as MLWVKALHIVFIASWFAGLFYLPRIYVNLAMVEPGSLAERERLLLMARKLLRFTTLLAVPAVGLGLWLWLGWGIGRGSGWMHAKLAVVALTVGYHAACARLLRSFDAGDNRRSHRWYRWFNEAPVLLLLAAVVLVVLKPF